The Pygocentrus nattereri isolate fPygNat1 chromosome 2, fPygNat1.pri, whole genome shotgun sequence genome has a window encoding:
- the kiaa0232 gene encoding uncharacterized protein KIAA0232 homolog, giving the protein MRPVSGESSGPAPPESVSRPYPVLGSLPPSEMSLLQSLGPVQSWLGQELEKCGIDAMIYTRYVLSLLLHDSYDYDLQDQENDIFLGWEKGAGKKWGKSRRKGGTDLSLEEMKKQAAVQCLRSASDENSGIESLVEELCSKLKDIQNKQKEKEKQATKKSDESQSPELAESPSSKDQVEMYYEAFPPLSEKPVCLQEIMTVWNKAKACTYSSSSSSAAPQTSTDTSSPKDCTSEGEVFKDKTPDALSATTANEKAQQRRSKKEKENRYHGGASGVSDDQAAFQSKRQARNRSDLGHRPRSWSSGSSEGGSSSSGNQGDTKMSNSKGVRIRHKSREVGSRSKKGRNSGQVKLALKAIDKEERRNIGSSCSATEGPSKPQQHYMKKGKRPLREIRKDPSWAEAKESGGEATNNKEYMEEPLWYTEPISEYFVPFSQSKLETKYRSKPESPSDLASSIDMDCLSERVQGICIANSFFQRAYLAAGTFVDGHFVEVSGEGNEEATELNGTSSFPPPEDGQDLDDEHLSEFTHFYEVDIYQSILDPSASDAVQESRILNMIRQKSSEPRNIETGCHIVLDGLELQGESAITVDSLGALGADVTLTQDMENIAHVWECCSSSSSEDLEGESCAGDSPGRLSPVLGSAPFNINRLPGALGEPHLQEASGSTSALNSCFSLFELQCDSSAFPFPCESLTPSRDDVDVSSCLDPLGNKQSRLLIWTKNSAFDETEHCSNLSTRTCSPWSHSEETRSDSEQIGAQVDELAQFGSEEVSCIIPPIPASYLEEEILDFLQENPSHQQDEMSVGTVSNQTFNKVSKLESVCGIALEQDESKQYNTALFSDDANQQSDDYSSGIIKDIWMAIGDRDCVLALGVEKASENLFSEETPNYQCCCLDVEVKGEPVQKKAVQRSEYHLWESQKEDQGLAKNKVSKIDGGDYTTPARPWDVHSDKDSTSFILGGVYGELKTLSNDKEWTVVPPGDTCGSLLQCAAASSDVVTIAGTDVFMNTGSCFAPGHKPLWRPLVSFGQNDQANKGAGDGLNKGFSVIFHEDLLGSCGGYCGEEQGLDYPFSSLDLNNPFSQVLHVECSFEPEDMASFSPGFKPKSILCSESDNEPFCPRLYGINRTQYRAIRISPRTHFRPISASELSPGWCSVSDAESEKEEMSLPIPGQTDPFDDPQADLKPLEEDAECEGPYYGKSELESGKFLPRLKKSGMEKSAQTSLDSQEGGGISLPTAEQEICLDCEIAGVSAAVSEASTHVEVPADTLQKDEPCTEREACMCDGTSQILEFGKPYDMVQELHEFPLLNFGEQSVRSSQPEECWWQNTLCSSMFSGSQCTGSSNI; this is encoded by the exons ATGCGTCCAGTCAGCGGAGAGTCGTCCGGTCCTGCCCCCCCTGAGAGCGTATCGCGGCCCTACCCCGTGCTGGGCTCGCTGCCCCCCTCGGAGATGTCCCTGCTTCAGTCTCTGGGCCCAGTGCAGAGCTGGCTGGGCCAGGAGCTGGAGAAATGTGGCATAGATGCGATGATCTACACCCGATACGTCCTCAGCCTCCTGCTGCATGACAGCTACGACTATGACCTGCAGGACCAG GAGAACGACATCTTCCTGGGTTGGGAAAAGGGAGCGGGGAAGAAATGGgggaagagcaggaggaagggTGGGACGGACCTTAGTCTGGAGGAGATGAAGAAGCAAGCCGCTGTACAATGCCTGCGTTCTGCCTCGGACGAA AACTCTGGAATCGAAAGCTTGGTTGAGGAGCTTTGCTCCAAATTGAAGGACATtcagaataaacaaaaag AAAAGGAAAAGCAAGCAACTAAGAAGTCTGACGAATCTCAGTCTCCTGAATTAGCTGAATCACCATCCTCTAAAGACCAGGTGGAAAT gTATTATGAAGCCTTTCCACCACTCTCAGAAAAACCTGTTTGTCTTCAAGAGATAATGACAGTATGGAACAAGGCTAAAGCATGCACGTATTCCAGCTCATCCTCATCTGCTGCCCCTCAGACAAGCACAGACACATCCTCCCCAAAAGACTGCACCAGTGAAGGTGAAGTCTTCAAGGACAAAACGCCTGATGCATTGAGTGCCACCACAGCTAATGAGAAGGCCCAGCAGCGGCGcagcaagaaagaaaaggagaaccGATACCATGGGGGTGCAAGTGGGGTGTCCGATGATCAGGCTGCTTTCCAGAGCAAGAGGCAGGCCAGAAACCGATCTGATTTGGGGCACCGTCCCCGATCCTGGTCTTCTGGCTCCAGTGAGGGTGGCTCAAGCTCCAGTGGTAACCAAGGTGACACAAAAATGTCTAATAGCAAAGGAGTCCGGATTAGACACAAGTCTCGAGAGGTTGGCAGCAGAAGCAAAAAGGGGCGCAACAGTGGGCAAGTCAAGCTGGCCCTTAAGGCTATTGACAAAGAAGAGCGTAGAAACATAGGTAGCAGTTGCAGTGCCACCGAAGGCCCTTCAAAGCCACAGCAGCACTACATGAAAAAAGGCAAGAGGCCATTAAGGGAGATTCGGAAAGATCCCAGCTGGGCTGAGGCGAAGGAGTCTGGAGGTGAGGCTACTAACAATAAGGAATATATGGAAGAACCCCTTTGGTACACCGAGCCCATCTCCGAGTATTTCGTCCCCTTCAGCCAGAGTAAACTTGAGACAAAGTACCGAAGCAAACCAGAATCCCCCAGTGACCTGGCTTCATCCATTGATATGGACTGTCTGTCAGAGAGGGTTCAAGGGATCTGCATCGCTAACTCTTTTTTTCAAAGGGCATACCTTGCAGCGGGTACATTTGTGGATGGGCACTTCGTTGAAGTGTCTGGTGAAGGAAATGAGGAGGCCACTGAACTGAACGGGACCTCAAGCTTCCCTCCTCCTGAGGATGGTCAAGATTTAGATGATGAGCATCTGTCTGAATTCACTCACTTCTATGAAGTTGATATATATCAATCCATATTGGATCCTAGTGCCTCAGATGCAGTACAAGAGAGCCGAATCTTAAACATGATTCGGCAAAAGAGCAGCGAGCCGAGAAACATTGAGACGGGGTGTCACATAGTTTTAGATGGCCTTGAGCTGCAAGGGGAAAGTGCAATAACGGTGGATTCTCTGGGAGCTTTGGGAGCTGACGTGACCCTCACGCAAGATATGGAAAACATAGCTCATGTGTGGGAGTGCTGCTCATCTTCTAGTTCTGAGGATTTGGAAGGAGAAAGCTGTGCAGGTGACTCTCCAGGTAGACTTTCCCCAGTGTTGGGCAGTGCGCCGTTTAACATTAACAGGCTTCCTGGGGCTCTCGGGGAACCTCACCTTCAAGAAGCCAGTGGAAGCACGTCTGCTCTAAACTCCTGCTTCTCACTCTTTGAGCTGCAGTGTGATAGCTCTGCTTTCCCCTTTCCCTGCGAGTCGCTTACACCGAGTCGCGACGATGTAGATGTAAGTAGCTGTCTAGATCCCCTTGGAAACAAACAGTCCCGTTTGCTAATTTGGACCAAAAACAGTGCCTTTGATGAAACTGAACACTGCTCTAATCTGTCGACAAGGACCTGTAGTCCATGGTCCCACTCTGAGGAGACGCGCTCAGACAGCGAGCAAATCGGTGCTCAGGTGGATGAGTTGGCTCAATTTGGCAGCGAGGAGGTTAGCTGCATAATTCCTCCAATCCCAGCTTCATATTTGGAGGAAGAAATTCTTGATTTTTTGCAGGAGAACCCAAGTCACCAGCAAGACGAAATGAGTGTAGGCACAGTGTCCAACCAGACCTTCAACAAGGTGTCTAAATTGGAGTCTGTTTGTGGAATTGCATTAGAGCAGGATGAAAGCAAACAGTACAACACTGCTTTGTTTTCAGATGATGCAAACCAACAAAGTGATGATTACAGCTCAGGAATAATAAAAGACATTTGGATGGCTATTGGAGACAGAGATTGTGTATTAGCACTTGGAGTGGAGAAAGCAAGTGAGAACTTGTTTTCAGAGGAGACGCCCAACTACCAGTGCTGCTGTCTTGATGTTGAGGTGAAGGGCGAACCTGTCCAGAAGAAGGCTGTGCAGCGTTCAGAGTACCACCTGTGGGAGAGTCAGAAAGAGGACCAAGGACTGGCCAAAAATAAAGTCTCCAAGATAGATGGAGGGGATTATACAACACCTGCTAGACCTTGGGATGTTCATTCGGATAAGGACAGCACGTCGTTTATTCTAGGAGGAGTATACGGGGAGTTGAAGACCCTAAGCAATGACAAGGAATGGACTGTGGTTCCGCCTGGTGACACTTGTGGCAGCTTGTTGCAGTGTGCAGCAGCCTCCTCTGATGTGGTAACCATTGCAGGGACAGATGTGTTCATGAACACAGGCAGTTGCTTTGCTCCCGGCCATAAGCCCCTCTGGAGACCTTTGGTGTCCTTTGGACAGAACGATCAGGCAAACAAAGGGGCAGGGGATGGACTGAATAAGGGATTTTCTGTTATCTTCCATGAAGATTTACTTGGATCCTGCGGAGGCTACTGTGGAGAGGAGCAAGGACTGGATTACCCGTTTTCGTCCTTGGATCTGAATAACCCCTTTTCTCAAGTCCTGCATGTGGAATGCTCCTTTGAACCTGAGGACATGGCTTCGTTTAGCCCAGGGTTTAAGCCGAAGTCTATTTTGTGCTCGGAATCGGACAACGAGCCCTTCTGTCCACGGTTGTACGGCATAAACCGTACTCAGTATCGGGCCATCCGCATATCCCCAAGGACTCACTTTCGGCCCATATCTGCCTCTGAACTGTCTCCAGGTTGGTGCAGTGTGTCAGACGCAgagtctgaaaaagaggaaatgagtCTTCCCATTCCAGGTCAGACAGACCCTTTTGATGATCCACAGGCAGATCTTAAACCCCTGGAGGAGGACGCAGAGTGCGAGGGCCCTTACTATGGGAAGTCTGAACTGGAATCTGGTAAATTCTTACCCAGATTAAAGAAGTCTGGCATGGAGAAGAGTGCCCAGACTTCACTGGATTCACAGGAAGGCGGGGGTATATCCCTGCCGACTGCAGAACAGGAGATTTGCTTAGACTGTGAAATTGCAGGTGTATCTGCAGCAGTGTCCGAGGCGAGCACTCATGTCGAAGTGCCGGCGGATACGCTTCAGAAAGACGAGCCCTGCACAGAAAGGGAGGCTTGCATGTGCGACGGGACGAGCCAGATTCTAGAATTCGGAAAACCGTATGATATGGTTCAAGAGTTGCATGAG